Part of the Synergistaceae bacterium genome is shown below.
TGATGTCGTAATAGGCCCTTCTGAAGACGGCGGTTACTGGCTAATCGGCATGAAAAAATTTATTCCCGACGCTTTTAATATAGCAACATGGGGAAATTCGAGCGTTTTAGAGTCTACAATTAAGAGTCTAAAGAATGCGGGAATCTCATATAATTTTGCTGATATATTAAATGATTTGGACACGCCCGACGACATAAAAAATTTTCATGACGAAGACAGACTCACATACAAATTTATTATGCTATAATCGCTGCATAAGATCCCGGCAAATTTTATTTATTGTGATGAAGAAATATTTTTTGCGACGATAAAAGCTGTGAATAATTTTTGTTGCCGGACCAATTCACAGAGAAAAAATTTTTAGGAGAGATTCAATAATGACAGAACGCGAAAAAATGACCGCCGGAGAATTATACAGCCCCACTGATAATGAGTTAGTTGTCTTGCGTCAAAAGGCTCATAAATTATGCGCGCAATATAATCAAATAGTTAATGACGAGGACGAATTAAAATATTCAATCCTGCGTGAACTTTTGCCGAATTATGATCCTGACGAAATATATTTTCAAGGGCCTATTTATTTCGATTACGGGTTTAATACTCACATTGGGAAAAACTTTTACGCAAATTTTAATACTACGATTCTTGACGTTTGTCCGGTTTATATCGGCGATAATGTCATGTTAGGAAATAATGTATCACTATTGACTCCGCTTCACCCGCTCGAATATAAAAAACGAAATCCCCGCATTGATTCAAACGGGGAAATAATTATTCTCGAATACGGAAAGCCCATCACAATCGAGTCTAATTGCTGGCTCGCCGGAAATGTTACAGTTATTGCCGGAGTCAAAATTGGTGCAGGCAGCGTAATTGGTGCAGGAAGTGTCGTAACGCGCGAT
Proteins encoded:
- a CDS encoding sugar O-acetyltransferase, whose translation is MTEREKMTAGELYSPTDNELVVLRQKAHKLCAQYNQIVNDEDELKYSILRELLPNYDPDEIYFQGPIYFDYGFNTHIGKNFYANFNTTILDVCPVYIGDNVMLGNNVSLLTPLHPLEYKKRNPRIDSNGEIIILEYGKPITIESNCWLAGNVTVIAGVKIGAGSVIGAGSVVTRDIPPNSLAAGVPCKVIREIQQ